One window from the genome of Salvia miltiorrhiza cultivar Shanhuang (shh) chromosome 7, IMPLAD_Smil_shh, whole genome shotgun sequence encodes:
- the LOC130994159 gene encoding uncharacterized protein LOC130994159, whose protein sequence is MPPKRRNRELAGVYDQEPTSPPSPPPERRIEELFLRQNPPTFSGTGNPTEAEEWIRSMERIFYFLRCNDQERLLCTSFQLKGSADYWWEARQKTYTPEQIENLTWEQFKTALVDKYIPRSYRKQKEMEFSNLKQGKKTVAEYDHEFCDLARYAPYKVDTDEKMSELFCAGLRQDIRVILASQDTLTYAEALNRALDMELAMQPEKTPQAPEPPQYQAKPRAPMNPPFANRNSTQKGKRKWKYQNQPNKKIWQGPGQQQFSGNVKPPLGQQGIPPCFKCNKMHTGICKAGSNSCYTCGQAGHFSNQCPNKQRGNRGGRPHPNPTPNLKAMEGNFPPPQQQHPPQQQQQQRQQQQQQQQQQPQKQLLNQQQHQRIFALEQKPFEKNQSNLAGMGQLKGVPIIVLFDTGASHSFISYACVDTFELNVEQDKNEMGVMTPLGKGITTKHTCHNLDFELGPLKMTAKCLHLMPMWDVDIILGMDWLTENYATIRCEMREICFQPPGKEPTCFYGMEKQKRKTHVVLSAMQIVKLLRDRENVAYMVYLNKEVKSEISIGDVPVVREYNDVFPEALPGLPPDRQVEFTIDLEPGATPISKAPYRMAPKELQGLKIQLQELLDLGFIRPSVSPWGAPVLFVKKKDGTLRMCIDYRELNKLTLKNKYPLPRIDDLFDQLKGASVFLKMDLRSGYHQLKIRRDDVPKTAFRTRYGHYEFVVMPFG, encoded by the coding sequence atgccgcctaaaAGAAGAAATCGAGAACTAGCAGGTGTATATGATCAGGAACCTACATCACCTCCATCTCCACCACCTGAAAGGAGAATAGAAGAACTTTTTCTTCGTcagaacccacctacttttaGTGGGACTGGAAATCCGACAGAGGCTGAGGAATGGATCCGATCTATGGAGCGAATCTTTTATTTCCTAAGGTGTAATGATCAAGAACGTCTTTTATGCACATCGTTTCAGCTAAAAGGTTCAGCTGACTACTGGTGGGAGGCTAGGCAAAAGACCTACACTCCGGAACAAATTGAGAATTTAACTTGGGAGCAATTCAAAACTGCTCTTGTTGACAAATACATTCCCCGGAGTTATCGTAAGCAAAAGGAAATGGAATTTTCTAATTTGAAGCAAGGGAAGAAGACTGTTGCAGAGTATGACCATGAATTCTGCGACTTAGCTCGTTATGCTCCTTATAAAGTAGAcacagatgaaaagatgtctGAACTTTTCTGTGCTGGACTGAGACAAGATATCCGAgtaatattggcaagtcaagaTACTTTAACTTATGCCGAAGCTCTGAATAGGGCACTTGACATGGAACTAGCTATGCAGCCCGAGAAGACACCTCAAGCACCAGAGCCACCTCAGTACCAGGCGAAGCCACGAGCGCCTATGAATCCACCTTTTGCTAATCGAAATTCAACtcagaaaggaaaaagaaagtggaaatATCAAAATCAGCCCAACAAGAAGATATGGCAAGGACCAGGTCAGCAACAATTCTCTGGAAATGTTAAACCACCTCTGGGACAACAAGGAATTCCACCGTGTTTCAAATGCAATAAAATGCATACTGGAATTTGTAAGGCTGGTAGTAACAGCTGCTATACATGTGGACAAGCGGGGCATTTCTCGAACCAATGCCCAAATAAGCAACGAGGTAACAGAGGGGGAAGACCGCACCCTAACCCAACTCCAAATCTAAAGGCTATGGAGGGAAATTTTCCACCGCCGCAACAACAACATCCACCACAGCAACAGCAACAGCAAcgacaacaacagcagcagcagcagcaacaacaaccacaGAAGCAGCTGCTGAATCAACAACAACACCAACGGATTTTTGCCCTGGAGCAGAAACCTTTTGAGAAGAACCAAAGTAATCTGGCAGGTATGGGTCAATTAAAGGGTGTGCCTATCATCGTGTTATttgatactggtgcctcgcattcatTCATATCATATGCATGCGTAGATACCTTTGAGCTTAATGTAGAACAAGATAAAAATGAAATGGGGGTAATGACTCCTCTAGGCAAGGGTATCACAACTAAGCACACCTGTCATAACTTAGACTTTGAGTTAGGTCCACTTAAGATGACAGCTAAATGTTTGCATTTAATGCCGATGTGGGACGTGGACATTATTCTTGGAATGGATTGGTTGACGGAAAATTATGCGACGATTCGATGCGAAATGAGGGAAATTTGTTTTCAACCACCAGGAAAAGAACCTACTTGCTTCTACGGCATGGAAAAGCAAAAGAGGAAAACACATGTTGTATTATCAGCAATGCAAATCGTGAAGTTGTTGAGGGATAGGGAGAATGTAGCATACATGGTCTATTTGAATAAAGAAGTAAAATCAGAAATAAGCATTGGTGATGTACCAGTAGTGCGGGAGTATAACGACGTTTTTCCAGAAGCTTTGCCGGGTTTGCCACCGGATAGACAAGTGGAATTTACTATTGATCTCGAACCTGGCGCTACTCCAATATCCAAAGCACCGTACAGAATGGCTCCGAAAGAATTGCAGGGATTAAAAattcaactgcaagaacttCTTGATCTAGGATTCATTCGACCAAGCGTGTctccgtggggagcaccagtcctgtTTGTCAAGAAAAAGGACGGTACATTGAGGATGTGTATCGATTACCGTGAGTTAAATAAACTCACGTTAAAGAACAAATACCCTCTGCCAAGAATAGACGACTTGTTTGATCAGCTTAAAGGAGCAAGTGTCTTTTTAAAAATGGATTTGAGATCTGGATATCACCAATTGAAGATACGACGAGACGATGTCCCTAAAACTgcttttcgaacaaggtatgGACACTATGAATTCGTAGTAATGCCTTTTGGTTAA